From Bos mutus isolate GX-2022 chromosome 5, NWIPB_WYAK_1.1, whole genome shotgun sequence, one genomic window encodes:
- the LOC102265837 gene encoding keratin, type II cuticular Hb1 — MTCGSGFRGRAFSCVSACGPRPGRCCITAAPYRGISCYRGLTGGFGSRSICGGFRAGSFGRSFGYRSGGVGGLSPPCITTVSVNESLLTPLNLEIDPNAQCVKQEEKEQIKCLNNRFAAFIDKVRFLEQQNKLLETKLQFYQNRQCCESNLEPLFNGYIETLRREAECVEADSGRLSSELNSLQEVLEGYKKKYEEEVALRATAENEFVALKKDVDCAYLRKSDLEANVEALIQEIDFLRRLYEEEIRVLQAHISDTSVIVKMDNSRDLNMDNIVAEIKAQYDDIASRSRAEAESWYRSKCEEIKATVIRHGETLRRTKEEINELNRVIQRLTAEVENAKCQNSKLEAAVTQAEQQGEAALNDAKSKLAGLEEALQKAKQDMACLLKEYQEVMNSKLGLDIEIATYRRLLEGEEQRLCEGVGSVNVCVSSSRGGVVCGDLCVSGSRPVTGSVCSAPCSGNLAVSTGLCAPCGPCNSVTSCGLGGISSCGVGSRASVCRKC, encoded by the exons ATGACCTGCGGATCAGGATTCCGTGGCCGCGCCTTCAGCTGTGTCTCCGCCTGCGGACCCCGGCCTGGCCGCTGCTGCATCACGGCCGCCCCCTACCGCGGCATCTCCTGCTACCGCGGCCTCACCGGGGGCTTCGGTAGCCGCAGCATCTGCGGGGGCTTCCGTGCTGGCTCCTTCGGCCGCAGCTTCGGGTACCGCTCCGGTGGCGTGGGCGGCCTCAGCCCTCCCTGCATCACCACCGTGTCAGTCAATGAGAGCCTCCTCACGCCCCTCAACCTGGAGATCGACCCCAATGCGCAGTGCgtgaagcaagaggagaaggaacagATCAAGTGTCTCAACAACAGATTCGCTGCCTTCATCGACAAG GTGCGCTTCCTGGAGCAGCAGAACAAGCTGCTGGAGACCAAGCTACAGTTCTACCAGAACCGCCAGTGCTGTGAGAGCAACCTCGAGCCCCTGTTCAATGGCTACATCGAGACGCTGAGGCGGGAGGCTGAGTGTGTAGAGGCTGACAGCGGGAGGCTGTCCTCAGAGCTCAACAGCCTGCAGGAGGTGCTGGAGGGCTACAAGAAGAA GTATGAGGAGGAAGTCGCTCTGAGAGCAACAGCTGAGAATGAGTTTGTGGCTCTGAAGAAG GATGTGGACTGTGCCTACCTCCGCAAATCAGACCTTGAGGCCAATGTGGAGGCCCTGATTCAGGAGATCGACTTCCTTCGGCGACTGTATGAGGAG GAGATCCGAGTTCTCCAAGCCCACATCTCAGACACCTCGGTCATTGTCAAGATGGACAACAGCCGGGACCTGAACATGGACAACATTGTGGCTGAGATCAAGGCTCAGTATGACGACATCGCCAGCCGCAGCCGGGCCGAGGCTGAGAGCTGGTACCGCAGCAAG TGTGAGGAGATCAAGGCCACAGTGATCCGGCACGGGGAGACCCTGCGTCGCACCAAGGAGGAGATCAACGAGCTGAACCGCGTGATCCAGAGGCTGACGGCTGAGGTCGAGAATGCCAAGTGCCAG AACTCCAAGCTGGAGGCTGCAGTGACCCAGGCTGAGCAGCAGGGCGAGGCAGCCCTCAATGATGCCAAGTCCAAGCTGGCCGGGCTGGAGGAGGCCCTGCAGAAGGCCAAGCAGGACATGGCCTGCCTGCTCAAGGAGTACCAGGAGGTGATGAACTCCAAGCTGGGCCTGGACATCGAGATCGCCACCTACAGGCGCCTGCTGGAGGGCGAGGAGCAGAG ACTGTGTGAAGGCGTTGGGTCCGTGAATGTCT GTGTCAGCAGCTCCCGCGGCGGGGTCGTCTGCGGGGACCTCTGCGTGTCGGGCTCCCGGCCGGTGACGGGCAGCGTCTGCAGCGCCCCCTGCAGCGGGAACCTGGCGGTGAGCACTGGCCTGTGCGCGCCCTGCGGCCCCTGCAATTCCGTCACGTCTTGCGGCCTGGGCGGCATCAGCTCCTGCGGCGTGGGTTCCCGCGCCAGCGTCTGTCGCAAATGTTAG